In one window of Methanolobus mangrovi DNA:
- the priS gene encoding DNA primase catalytic subunit PriS produces MNESTRQYLVSAFQNYYSQADIRLPPEFTSREWGFIEFTSGQDTFMKRHRAFGSEGELHDYLRGIGPAHAYYSVAYYEYPGAPKMKEKNWLKADLIFDIDSDHLPGNINSYADMLEKGKRETLKLLDFLIEDFGFNESQVHAVFSGGRGYHFHISEESVLSLGSPERREIVDYVSSKGLNLERIFSKRDITGDAGAESAKMAVLPSEDEGGWGGRINRYLISYLSSLASDENAIKILTGFKGVGKKTAENLVEVFQDEARVASLRKGKMDALGGIKKEILETIVKQGVSQMAACVDEPVTADIKRLIRLPGSLHGKSGMKVTALTIQELEEFEPLNDAIVFSDKSVKIKVIKPFAVQMKGKDLMVKEGIQEVPEYAAIYLMCRGVAEYGSH; encoded by the coding sequence ATGAATGAGAGCACAAGACAATATTTAGTATCTGCATTCCAGAACTACTATTCTCAGGCAGACATAAGACTGCCGCCTGAATTCACATCAAGGGAATGGGGATTCATTGAGTTTACCAGTGGTCAGGATACTTTCATGAAGAGACATCGCGCCTTTGGTTCTGAAGGCGAGCTCCACGATTACCTAAGAGGCATAGGCCCGGCACACGCTTACTACTCCGTGGCATATTACGAGTACCCCGGTGCCCCAAAGATGAAGGAAAAGAACTGGCTAAAAGCAGATCTTATATTTGATATTGACTCCGATCACCTGCCCGGCAACATAAACTCGTATGCCGACATGCTTGAAAAAGGCAAAAGAGAAACGTTGAAACTTCTTGACTTCCTCATCGAGGATTTTGGATTCAACGAAAGTCAGGTACATGCTGTTTTTTCAGGGGGAAGAGGATACCACTTCCACATCAGTGAGGAATCTGTGCTTTCACTGGGAAGCCCCGAGAGAAGAGAGATTGTTGATTATGTAAGTTCCAAGGGTCTCAATCTGGAAAGAATATTCTCCAAAAGAGATATTACCGGAGATGCAGGAGCTGAATCTGCTAAAATGGCAGTACTTCCTTCCGAGGATGAGGGAGGATGGGGCGGGAGAATCAACCGCTACCTCATATCATATCTTTCATCACTGGCCAGTGACGAGAATGCTATTAAGATACTTACAGGATTCAAGGGAGTAGGGAAAAAGACTGCAGAGAATCTTGTGGAGGTCTTTCAGGATGAAGCCCGTGTGGCATCATTAAGAAAGGGTAAAATGGACGCACTTGGCGGAATTAAGAAGGAAATACTGGAGACAATCGTGAAGCAGGGCGTTTCCCAGATGGCTGCATGTGTTGACGAGCCAGTTACTGCAGACATCAAGCGCCTGATACGCCTTCCGGGGTCACTGCATGGTAAATCCGGAATGAAGGTCACAGCTCTTACAATACAGGAACTTGAAGAGTTCGAACCTTTGAATGATGCCATTGTATTCAGCGATAAGTCGGTAAAAATAAAAGTGATTAAACCGTTTGCTGTGCAAATGAAAGGAAAGGACCTCATGGTCAAAGAAGGCATACAGGAAGTACCGGAGTATGCCGCAATATATCTTATGTGTAGAGGTGTAGCGGAATATGGATCACACTGA
- a CDS encoding 50S ribosomal protein L44e, with protein sequence MKIPKRFRTYCPSCKKHTEHVAERVKKGKASSLTHIERQKKRQTGIGNSGKFSKVPGGDKPTKRIWLRYRCSECKKAHQRPCFRAKKFEFAE encoded by the coding sequence ATGAAGATTCCAAAGAGATTCAGAACATACTGCCCTTCATGCAAAAAACACACAGAGCATGTTGCGGAAAGAGTAAAGAAGGGAAAAGCATCATCACTGACGCACATCGAAAGACAGAAGAAACGCCAGACCGGAATCGGAAACAGTGGTAAATTCTCAAAGGTGCCTGGTGGAGACAAACCAACAAAGAGAATATGGCTCAGATACAGGTGCTCAGAATGTAAAAAGGCACACCAGAGACCATGCTTTAGAGCTAAGAAATTCGAGTTTGCGGAGTGA
- a CDS encoding 30S ribosomal protein S27e, producing the protein MNKPKSRFLRVKCNDCENEQVIFGSASRKVTCLVCGRTLAEPTGGKSTITTHILEVLE; encoded by the coding sequence ATGAACAAACCAAAGAGCAGATTTTTACGTGTAAAATGTAATGATTGTGAGAACGAACAGGTAATATTCGGCAGTGCAAGCCGCAAGGTAACATGCCTTGTATGTGGAAGAACACTCGCAGAACCTACCGGTGGAAAGTCAACAATCACAACACACATACTCGAAGTACTCGAGTAG
- a CDS encoding translation initiation factor IF-2 subunit alpha — protein sequence MDENIWPESGDFVVCAVKSVTDFGAYTTLEEFDGKEGFIHISEIKAGWVKYVRDHVREGQKVVCKVLNVDPSRRHIDLSLKDVNEHQKRAKIQDWKNEQKAFKWLQFVSEETGTDEEEMDKLKLKLLESFGSLYSAFEEAAINAEDAFNEVKMKKKLVSSIVSVAQSNIKLPFVDIAGFIDLNCYLPDGIEIIKEALNAGNDVDKEEGIRVEISYTGAPRYRIKVIAPDYKKAEAVLKKSATAAISTIEKLGGKGEFHRHNDTVKA from the coding sequence ATGGATGAGAACATTTGGCCCGAAAGCGGGGATTTTGTTGTTTGTGCCGTAAAGAGCGTAACAGACTTCGGTGCATACACTACCCTTGAGGAATTCGATGGAAAGGAAGGTTTTATCCACATATCGGAGATCAAGGCCGGATGGGTCAAATACGTAAGAGACCACGTACGTGAAGGTCAGAAAGTAGTCTGCAAAGTGTTGAATGTAGACCCTTCACGCCGCCACATTGACCTGTCCTTAAAGGATGTCAACGAGCATCAGAAACGTGCGAAGATACAGGACTGGAAGAACGAACAGAAGGCATTTAAGTGGCTTCAGTTCGTTTCAGAGGAAACCGGCACCGACGAAGAAGAGATGGACAAGTTAAAGCTCAAATTGCTGGAGAGCTTTGGCAGTCTTTATTCCGCATTTGAAGAAGCAGCCATTAACGCAGAGGATGCTTTCAACGAAGTAAAGATGAAGAAGAAACTTGTTTCAAGTATCGTCAGTGTCGCACAGAGCAACATCAAGTTGCCTTTTGTAGACATTGCAGGATTCATCGACCTCAACTGCTACCTACCTGATGGAATCGAGATCATTAAAGAGGCACTTAATGCCGGAAATGATGTTGACAAGGAAGAAGGTATCAGAGTGGAGATCAGTTATACCGGTGCCCCAAGATATCGTATAAAAGTGATAGCCCCTGACTATAAGAAGGCAGAAGCAGTATTGAAGAAGTCTGCAACAGCAGCCATCAGTACTATTGAGAAGCTTGGTGGAAAAGGCGAATTCCACAGGCATAACGATACCGTAAAGGCGTGA
- a CDS encoding RNA-protein complex protein Nop10: MGQKIYKCRNCGRYTLETVCQQCGLSTIRPQPAKFSPKDPYGKYRRLARKEGILCRK, translated from the coding sequence TTGGGACAAAAAATCTATAAATGCAGGAACTGTGGCAGATATACTCTGGAAACAGTCTGTCAGCAATGTGGTTTAAGCACTATTAGGCCACAACCTGCAAAATTTTCCCCAAAAGACCCTTATGGAAAATATCGCAGGTTAGCGAGAAAAGAGGGAATTCTATGCAGGAAATAG
- a CDS encoding proteasome assembly chaperone family protein, which translates to MQEIEVVRIKEDVQLKDPILIVGLPGVGHVGKLVAEHLVEELDAEKILEIYSHHFPPQVLVDENSEIHLVNNEIYVCKTEKYDILALIGDHQSSSTEGHYKLCTLYLDIAREFGVKRIYTLGGFPTGQLTYSDEVLGAVNNIELVEQLKEHGVTFKENEPGGGIVGASGLLLGMSKLKHIDAACLMGLTSGYLVDPKSAQSLLKVICKILEIDIDVGPLEERAKEMEKIVARLKEVEQQQKGIPDMNSVKDDDLRYIG; encoded by the coding sequence ATGCAGGAAATAGAAGTAGTTCGTATCAAAGAAGACGTTCAGCTTAAAGACCCAATATTAATTGTAGGGCTTCCCGGAGTAGGACATGTTGGAAAACTTGTTGCTGAACACTTGGTAGAAGAACTCGACGCAGAAAAAATACTGGAGATATATTCCCATCATTTTCCACCACAGGTTCTTGTAGATGAGAACAGTGAGATTCATCTGGTAAACAATGAGATCTATGTTTGTAAAACTGAAAAGTATGATATACTTGCACTCATAGGAGATCACCAGAGCTCTTCAACAGAAGGACACTATAAGCTCTGCACACTTTACCTTGATATTGCCCGGGAATTCGGAGTGAAAAGAATATACACACTCGGCGGTTTTCCTACCGGACAACTTACCTATTCTGACGAAGTACTCGGTGCAGTTAACAACATCGAACTTGTTGAACAACTCAAAGAACACGGAGTTACCTTTAAGGAAAACGAACCCGGCGGAGGAATCGTTGGTGCTTCAGGACTTTTGCTTGGAATGAGCAAATTAAAGCATATAGATGCAGCGTGCCTTATGGGACTCACTTCCGGCTATCTTGTAGATCCTAAAAGTGCACAGTCATTGCTTAAGGTAATCTGTAAGATACTCGAAATAGACATTGACGTAGGGCCTCTTGAAGAGCGTGCCAAGGAAATGGAAAAAATTGTTGCAAGGCTTAAGGAAGTAGAGCAGCAACAAAAAGGAATACCTGACATGAACTCTGTCAAAGATGATGATCTGAGATATATTGGCTAA
- a CDS encoding TIGR00375 family protein has protein sequence MLINADLHLHSKYSMACSNKMELPVMAEEAAKKGIDLVATGDCTHPDWLKEIKKAAVNDETVAIGKTNFIITTEVEDSSRVHHLLILPSISKAEELAERLSKYTNLKADGRPTVRLNGCEIAEIAKDIDAMIGPCHAFTPWTALYAYHDSLKSCYGDMKDYVSFLELGLSADSDYADRIEELHRLTFLSNSDAHSPWSNKLAREFNQLNVPEISFEGLRKAILREDGYGVTHNVGFYPQEGKYNESACIKCFTHYSLEECLASNWKCANCGGLVKKGVKDRVNELANFDEPKHPPHRPPYVHLMPLSEIIMTALGHASINTKGVQTAWNGLMQRYGNELNVLLNANTDEMSKMDFLDKHVVNAILAFREKKLIIHPGGGGQYGHIEIPQEIQDTIPSLQKKNQSSLFDF, from the coding sequence ATGTTAATCAATGCCGACCTTCATCTTCATTCCAAATATTCGATGGCTTGTTCGAATAAAATGGAACTGCCAGTAATGGCAGAAGAAGCGGCAAAAAAAGGTATAGACCTGGTTGCAACCGGGGACTGCACCCATCCCGATTGGTTAAAGGAAATTAAAAAAGCAGCAGTGAATGATGAAACTGTAGCCATCGGGAAAACTAATTTTATAATCACTACTGAAGTGGAAGATAGCAGCCGCGTACATCACTTGCTTATCTTACCATCAATTTCAAAAGCTGAAGAGCTTGCAGAGAGATTGAGCAAATACACCAACCTAAAAGCTGATGGAAGACCCACGGTAAGGCTCAATGGATGTGAAATTGCCGAGATTGCAAAGGATATAGATGCAATGATCGGCCCCTGTCATGCATTCACACCGTGGACAGCATTGTATGCATACCATGATTCTCTTAAAAGTTGCTATGGAGATATGAAAGACTATGTTTCATTCCTTGAACTTGGCCTGAGTGCTGATAGTGACTATGCAGACAGGATAGAAGAACTCCACAGACTTACATTCCTTTCTAACTCCGATGCACATTCCCCCTGGTCCAATAAACTTGCACGGGAGTTCAACCAGCTTAATGTTCCAGAAATATCCTTTGAAGGATTGCGAAAAGCTATTTTAAGAGAAGATGGTTACGGAGTTACCCATAATGTCGGATTCTACCCCCAGGAAGGAAAATACAATGAATCCGCGTGCATCAAATGTTTTACACATTACAGCTTAGAAGAATGCCTTGCAAGCAATTGGAAATGTGCCAACTGTGGCGGACTCGTCAAAAAAGGAGTTAAGGACAGGGTGAACGAGCTTGCAAATTTCGATGAGCCAAAACATCCCCCACACAGGCCACCTTATGTACACCTGATGCCTCTTTCCGAAATAATTATGACTGCACTTGGACATGCAAGCATAAACACCAAGGGCGTGCAGACTGCATGGAACGGCCTGATGCAAAGATATGGTAACGAATTGAATGTACTCCTGAATGCCAATACAGACGAAATGAGCAAAATGGATTTTCTGGACAAACATGTTGTAAATGCGATACTCGCATTCAGGGAAAAGAAACTTATAATTCACCCCGGCGGCGGTGGCCAGTACGGTCACATCGAAATCCCACAGGAAATACAGGATACAATACCATCGCTCCAAAAGAAGAATCAGAGTTCTCTCTTTGACTTCTAA
- a CDS encoding PAS domain-containing sensor histidine kinase, translated as MIPKNHSQKNDDEDYQKIIREVKDLRARLEASESELNEVKQFYTERLDNLNDVLFSVDTEGYFTYINPAIKNITGYEIEEVLGTHFTKHVHPNDVAGLLEDIEKTVSGEHKPYMFRIIKKDGSISYVHTTSRPIIKNGEFTGINGLMVDIARLKQIEFKLKEERDRAQKYLDVAGVIILVMDREGKIKLINKKGCELFGYGEHDLISKNWLEISIPEERQIKAKIDYSGLMDGKTELQPYFEAPIQIKDETRFFAWHNILLEDDDGNITGVLSSGNDITDRRKAEEALIFAKLISDNAHRTKRQFLSNVSHELRTPLNLIIGYSDLLHEDYVGTTNEAQKQYLDVIKRSGNRLLLLINSMIELSAIEEGKIELDMKDFYIPVLIKDIENSTRPMAKKKQVSLEFELEDDVTTICADKEKIKTVLYNLISNAIKFTPLSGDVKVSIARDGKMLKISVKDTGIGMEKSEMDKLFQPFSQIDSSLNRRFEGAGLGLIIVKEFVEMHGGNIQVESEINKGSNFTFFIPMLPEENQTHVRHLLI; from the coding sequence ATGATACCAAAAAACCATAGCCAAAAGAATGATGATGAAGATTATCAGAAAATAATAAGAGAAGTAAAAGATCTACGTGCCAGATTAGAGGCATCTGAGTCTGAATTAAACGAAGTTAAACAGTTTTACACTGAAAGACTCGACAATCTCAACGATGTTCTTTTTTCAGTTGATACCGAGGGTTATTTCACATACATCAACCCTGCCATCAAAAATATAACCGGCTATGAGATAGAAGAGGTTCTTGGAACGCATTTTACAAAACATGTCCATCCCAATGATGTTGCCGGACTGCTTGAAGATATTGAAAAAACAGTCTCAGGCGAACATAAGCCCTATATGTTTAGAATAATCAAAAAGGATGGCTCAATAAGTTATGTACACACAACATCCCGTCCGATCATTAAGAATGGGGAATTCACAGGCATCAATGGCCTTATGGTTGATATAGCCAGATTGAAACAGATAGAGTTCAAACTCAAAGAAGAAAGGGACAGGGCACAAAAATATCTTGATGTCGCAGGAGTCATCATTCTTGTCATGGACAGAGAAGGTAAGATCAAACTGATCAACAAAAAAGGATGCGAACTGTTCGGATATGGAGAACATGACCTTATATCTAAAAACTGGTTAGAAATATCAATCCCTGAAGAACGTCAGATAAAAGCTAAAATTGATTATTCCGGACTGATGGACGGAAAAACCGAACTTCAACCTTATTTTGAAGCTCCCATCCAGATCAAAGATGAAACAAGGTTCTTTGCATGGCATAACATCTTACTAGAGGACGATGATGGTAATATTACAGGAGTGTTATCATCTGGGAATGATATCACCGACCGGAGAAAAGCCGAAGAGGCACTTATTTTTGCAAAATTGATATCCGATAATGCCCATCGTACAAAGAGACAGTTCCTTTCCAACGTCAGTCATGAACTCAGGACACCTTTAAACCTTATTATAGGATATTCCGACCTGCTCCACGAGGACTATGTCGGTACCACAAATGAAGCACAAAAACAATACCTTGATGTCATTAAAAGAAGTGGTAATCGACTACTTCTTTTAATTAACTCCATGATCGAGCTTTCAGCCATTGAAGAAGGCAAAATAGAACTGGATATGAAGGATTTTTATATCCCCGTACTTATTAAAGATATAGAAAATTCAACGCGTCCAATGGCAAAAAAGAAGCAAGTAAGTCTGGAGTTTGAACTTGAAGATGATGTAACAACCATATGTGCAGATAAAGAAAAAATAAAAACCGTTCTTTATAATCTCATTAGCAATGCAATAAAGTTCACACCTTTGTCAGGAGATGTAAAAGTTAGCATCGCCAGGGATGGGAAAATGTTAAAAATATCTGTCAAAGATACAGGTATTGGCATGGAAAAATCGGAGATGGATAAATTATTCCAACCATTCTCACAAATTGATTCTTCGCTCAATCGTAGATTTGAAGGTGCTGGCCTTGGACTTATAATAGTGAAAGAATTCGTAGAAATGCATGGAGGAAACATACAGGTTGAAAGTGAAATAAACAAAGGAAGCAATTTTACCTTTTTTATCCCCATGCTCCCTGAAGAAAACCAGACACATGTCAGGCATCTTTTAATTTAA
- a CDS encoding heavy metal-binding domain-containing protein, producing the protein MIVTTTDGIDGKELDIIAVVFGNTVRAKHIGSDIMAVLKNIVGGELKGYSDMLTQARKEAFDRMVENAKEIGADAIVNVRFTNSQTMAGAAELLAYGTAVKLKDA; encoded by the coding sequence ATGATCGTGACAACAACAGACGGAATTGATGGAAAGGAACTTGACATAATTGCTGTGGTATTCGGGAACACTGTACGTGCCAAACATATCGGGAGTGACATTATGGCCGTTCTGAAAAATATCGTTGGAGGGGAGTTAAAAGGTTATTCCGATATGCTTACACAGGCAAGGAAAGAGGCATTTGACAGGATGGTGGAAAATGCAAAAGAAATTGGTGCTGATGCAATTGTAAATGTGCGATTCACAAATTCCCAGACAATGGCCGGTGCAGCTGAATTGCTTGCTTACGGCACTGCAGTTAAATTAAAAGATGCCTGA
- a CDS encoding sensor histidine kinase, producing the protein MWNRKSRWNLILFAAVVLLLISSIVFLWMKTNMEVRSVVEEQYQNQQLLLTRHLSDSIERSLNEKVLLLEVIAKKDTGVPPDNFASDLKSVYDVASMFYVVEYVSENGTIVSGYPDEYVPVGLNLYEENQYRAFERIKETGEVYITEPLKLMEGNYGSFIWVPVYGGGEFRGAFIAIIRESDLKSRYVVESNSSSYVYLLDERGRLLFDGSGHYERGTDYTELLTSISPDLLYIISEQVNGTEGSGKYLVLDNGSIYEERLVSYSPINWYNQKWSLAITSPSSEVDRLMVSVYLKLFIVVAVSILFIIFVSSFIVVILFNWSRSLEKEVDDKTQELKESNESLRSANKKLKELDRLKTEFLSIVSHELKTPLTAMKTSSEFLREDETCDVSLRRQMLDIIIRNIDRQSRMVDDLLDVSRIESNRMRFHKDPVDIEDAIKLSLEVLDNIIREKNMTILVEVPDDLLLINTDKDKLVQVFVNLLNNAVKFSKNNGKVTITVEDDNGSVKVSVSDNGIGMGPDELERIFDKFYQIDSTSTRKVGGTGLGLSIVKGIIEGQGGTITAISEAGKGSTFVFTLKKEDIEEYQ; encoded by the coding sequence ATGTGGAACCGAAAAAGCAGATGGAATCTAATTCTTTTTGCTGCAGTAGTCTTGCTTTTGATAAGTTCCATAGTCTTCCTCTGGATGAAGACCAATATGGAGGTCAGATCGGTCGTTGAGGAACAATACCAGAATCAGCAACTGCTATTAACCCGTCATCTCTCCGATAGTATAGAAAGGTCCCTCAATGAGAAGGTATTGTTGTTAGAGGTCATTGCAAAAAAGGATACTGGTGTTCCGCCTGATAATTTTGCATCGGATCTTAAAAGTGTCTATGATGTTGCAAGCATGTTCTATGTGGTGGAATATGTCTCAGAGAACGGGACAATAGTTTCAGGTTATCCTGATGAATATGTTCCTGTAGGGTTAAACCTGTATGAGGAAAACCAATATCGTGCATTTGAAAGGATAAAGGAAACCGGAGAGGTCTATATTACCGAGCCTCTGAAGTTGATGGAGGGTAATTATGGTTCTTTTATATGGGTTCCTGTTTACGGGGGAGGCGAGTTCAGGGGAGCTTTTATTGCTATTATCAGGGAGTCTGATCTTAAAAGCAGGTATGTAGTTGAATCAAATTCATCAAGTTATGTGTATTTGCTTGACGAACGAGGCAGGTTACTTTTTGATGGGTCAGGACATTATGAAAGGGGGACTGATTACACCGAACTGCTGACTTCAATTTCTCCGGATTTACTTTATATTATTTCAGAACAGGTCAATGGAACGGAAGGTAGTGGAAAGTATCTGGTTCTTGATAATGGTAGTATATATGAAGAAAGGCTGGTCTCATATTCTCCTATTAACTGGTACAACCAGAAATGGTCATTGGCTATCACAAGTCCTTCTTCCGAAGTTGATCGGCTGATGGTCTCGGTTTACTTAAAATTGTTCATTGTAGTTGCAGTTTCAATTCTTTTTATCATCTTTGTGAGTTCCTTCATCGTTGTTATTCTCTTTAACTGGAGTAGGAGTCTTGAAAAGGAAGTAGATGACAAGACACAGGAGCTTAAGGAGTCAAATGAGTCACTCAGGTCGGCAAATAAAAAACTCAAGGAGCTTGACAGGTTAAAAACAGAATTCCTCTCAATTGTATCCCATGAGCTTAAGACTCCGCTGACTGCTATGAAAACATCAAGTGAGTTCCTGAGGGAGGATGAAACGTGTGATGTTTCTTTGAGACGGCAGATGCTTGATATTATTATACGGAACATCGATCGTCAATCCCGGATGGTTGATGACCTTCTTGATGTTTCCAGAATTGAATCCAACCGGATGAGATTCCATAAGGATCCCGTTGACATCGAAGATGCTATAAAGCTCTCTCTAGAGGTGCTTGACAACATTATCAGGGAGAAGAATATGACTATTTTAGTAGAGGTCCCCGATGATCTGCTTTTGATCAATACTGATAAGGACAAACTTGTGCAGGTGTTTGTAAATCTCTTGAACAATGCTGTAAAGTTCAGTAAAAATAACGGCAAGGTCACAATTACTGTTGAGGATGATAATGGCAGTGTAAAGGTTAGTGTAAGTGACAACGGTATTGGTATGGGTCCTGATGAACTTGAAAGGATATTTGATAAATTCTACCAGATAGACAGTACTTCCACTCGTAAAGTCGGAGGAACAGGGCTTGGCCTGTCAATCGTTAAAGGTATTATAGAAGGTCAGGGTGGAACGATAACTGCAATTAGTGAGGCAGGTAAGGGTAGTACTTTTGTTTTCACATTGAAAAAAGAAGATATTGAGGAATATCAATGA
- a CDS encoding response regulator: MHSENISEKILSLLEKNPGMTTREISEKLSVSESVVEDTLKNMSDIRQKILIVDDEMDALLALKVALEAEGYNIVEAKDGYEAIDKVHSEIPDVILLDLMIPGIDGFEVCKQLKSDSMYNHIPVIMLTARGEVDDKVEGIELGADDYVTKPFNLKELKARIKMILRRNQDI; the protein is encoded by the coding sequence ATGCATTCAGAAAACATTAGCGAGAAGATTCTTTCACTTCTGGAGAAGAACCCCGGGATGACTACCAGGGAGATCTCAGAGAAATTATCGGTTTCAGAGTCAGTTGTTGAAGATACGTTGAAAAACATGTCGGATATAAGGCAAAAGATCCTCATAGTCGATGATGAGATGGATGCCCTGTTGGCTCTGAAAGTAGCATTAGAGGCTGAAGGATATAACATTGTAGAGGCCAAAGATGGCTATGAAGCTATAGATAAAGTACATTCGGAAATACCGGATGTTATACTGCTTGATCTTATGATTCCCGGGATCGATGGTTTTGAAGTATGCAAGCAGCTGAAATCCGATTCGATGTATAACCACATCCCTGTTATAATGCTTACAGCACGTGGTGAAGTCGATGACAAGGTTGAAGGTATTGAATTGGGTGCAGATGATTATGTGACCAAGCCGTTCAATCTTAAAGAACTGAAAGCACGTATTAAAATGATCCTGAGAAGAAATCAGGATATTTAA
- a CDS encoding MarR family transcriptional regulator, with product MDALEEIFGKTAQMTVLKNLIAHKDESTYLSGIADETGLSHSSVARVITPLIKSDIVIEKPLGKQIRTFRLNLENEKTRLILDFYKNLNLIQD from the coding sequence ATGGATGCGCTGGAAGAGATTTTTGGAAAGACGGCCCAGATGACAGTTCTGAAGAACCTTATTGCACACAAAGATGAATCAACATATCTTTCAGGAATTGCGGACGAAACCGGACTGTCACACTCCAGTGTTGCAAGAGTAATAACACCACTTATCAAGAGTGATATTGTTATCGAAAAACCCCTTGGTAAACAGATAAGGACATTCAGGTTGAATCTTGAGAATGAAAAAACGAGACTGATACTTGATTTTTATAAGAATCTTAACCTAATACAGGATTAA
- a CDS encoding sensor domain-containing protein: MAEIETGLREFVKVAFEKQTYMNILYLLFSFPLGTAYFVFLVSGLSLGFGLLLVWIGIPVLVLVFLAWWEIASLERQLAIWLLSIDIPPMSLKPVNEKSILGRVICRVKSPVTWKALLFLLVKFPLGIFSLVVMVFLVALTLGLLINPILYIMGNSFASTFHESLLISISGIFVGLASLHVLNLLAHISGGFARKMLSNSGQQQDIYLMENTES; the protein is encoded by the coding sequence ATGGCTGAAATAGAGACTGGTCTGAGGGAATTTGTTAAGGTCGCTTTTGAAAAGCAGACCTATATGAATATCCTGTATCTGTTATTCTCATTCCCGCTTGGGACAGCTTATTTCGTATTCCTTGTATCAGGTCTGTCCCTGGGTTTCGGACTTTTACTTGTCTGGATAGGTATTCCTGTACTGGTTCTTGTATTTCTTGCCTGGTGGGAGATAGCATCTTTAGAACGCCAGCTGGCAATATGGTTATTGAGTATTGACATTCCTCCCATGTCACTGAAACCTGTTAATGAAAAAAGTATTCTTGGCAGAGTTATATGCAGGGTCAAGAGTCCGGTTACCTGGAAAGCGCTTTTATTCCTGTTAGTGAAGTTCCCGTTGGGGATATTTTCACTTGTAGTTATGGTATTCCTGGTAGCTTTGACATTAGGGCTGTTGATCAATCCTATTCTTTATATCATGGGTAATAGTTTTGCCAGCACTTTCCATGAATCACTTCTTATTTCTATCTCAGGGATATTTGTAGGTTTGGCATCACTTCATGTGCTGAATCTGCTGGCTCATATTTCGGGAGGTTTTGCAAGAAAGATGCTGAGTAACTCTGGACAACAGCAAGATATCTATTTGATGGAAAATACGGAATCTTAA
- a CDS encoding PLDc N-terminal domain-containing protein, translating to MFDEFVFMIIPFIMFFLFFGIGILGTLFWLWILIDCAMKEPSEGNDKLIWIIVIIFTHLLGALVYFFVRRPKRIEEYGR from the coding sequence ATGTTTGATGAATTTGTATTTATGATAATTCCATTTATCATGTTCTTCCTTTTCTTTGGAATAGGAATACTTGGGACTTTGTTCTGGCTGTGGATTCTCATTGATTGCGCCATGAAAGAACCGTCTGAGGGAAATGATAAGCTGATCTGGATAATTGTTATTATCTTTACTCATCTGCTGGGTGCTCTTGTCTACTTCTTTGTAAGAAGACCAAAACGTATTGAAGAGTATGGCAGGTAG